One window from the genome of Lentibacillus daqui encodes:
- a CDS encoding acyclic terpene utilization AtuA family protein: MLRIGTGAGFSGDRLEPAEILLKHADLDYLVLECLAERTIALAQQRKSHDANDGYDPLLEKRIRRLLPLLLKKGVRLITNMGAANPIAGAEKITEIADELNLPCKVAAVTGDDVVDKIDKNATDWENNRKLSSYEPIISANAYLGIDAILPALETESNIIITGRIADPSLFLAPQVYHFKWSKTDYQRLGQGTVNGHLLECAGQISGGYFADGYKKKVENLAHIGFPYAEIDSDGRSIIKKVEGTGGLIDLRTVKEQLLYEVHNPAEYITPDVIADFSSVQLKEIGKNQVEVRNGCGKKRPDLLKVSLGYHAGFLGEGEISYAGSDAVERAKIAGKILKERLSEQIPDLRIDFIGLSSVHRAQFKEKSRPYEIRVRAAGYHYLRDMAELIGEEVESLYLNGPSGGGGARKKVTEQIGVVSTFVPRDQIETMVNIKERKWKK, encoded by the coding sequence ATGCTAAGAATAGGAACTGGAGCAGGGTTTTCGGGTGATCGTCTTGAACCTGCCGAAATATTATTAAAGCATGCTGATTTAGATTACTTAGTATTAGAATGCCTTGCGGAAAGAACAATTGCACTTGCCCAACAGCGAAAATCTCACGATGCTAATGATGGATATGATCCTTTACTAGAGAAAAGGATTCGCAGGCTATTACCATTATTGCTGAAAAAAGGTGTACGACTAATTACAAATATGGGAGCTGCTAACCCTATTGCCGGTGCAGAGAAAATAACTGAAATAGCAGATGAGCTAAATCTTCCTTGTAAAGTAGCTGCTGTAACCGGGGATGATGTAGTGGATAAAATTGATAAAAATGCAACAGATTGGGAAAACAACCGAAAATTATCATCTTATGAGCCGATTATCTCAGCTAACGCTTATTTAGGGATTGATGCAATATTGCCCGCTCTTGAAACAGAATCAAATATTATTATAACAGGCAGGATTGCTGATCCATCTCTTTTTTTGGCTCCCCAAGTTTATCATTTTAAGTGGTCAAAAACGGACTATCAAAGGTTAGGTCAAGGGACAGTCAATGGTCATTTATTAGAATGTGCTGGTCAAATCAGCGGGGGATATTTTGCAGATGGATATAAAAAGAAAGTGGAGAATCTAGCTCATATTGGCTTTCCGTATGCTGAAATAGATTCAGATGGTCGGTCCATTATAAAAAAAGTAGAGGGGACAGGTGGTTTAATTGATCTACGGACGGTAAAGGAACAATTACTGTATGAAGTTCACAATCCAGCTGAATATATAACACCAGATGTGATAGCTGATTTTAGCTCTGTACAACTGAAGGAAATAGGGAAAAACCAAGTTGAAGTACGGAATGGATGTGGAAAAAAAAGACCAGATTTACTTAAAGTATCCCTGGGCTACCATGCAGGTTTTTTGGGAGAGGGGGAGATTTCGTACGCGGGGTCTGATGCGGTAGAACGCGCCAAAATTGCCGGTAAAATATTAAAAGAAAGATTGTCGGAACAAATACCTGACTTGCGTATTGATTTTATTGGTTTATCCTCGGTACACAGAGCACAATTTAAAGAGAAGAGTAGACCTTATGAAATTAGGGTTCGTGCGGCAGGGTATCATTACTTAAGAGATATGGCAGAATTAATTGGAGAAGAGGTAGAATCTTTATACCTAAATGGTCCATCAGGCGGTGGAGGTGCTCGAAAAAAGGTTACTGAACAAATAGGGGTAGTTTCCACCTTTGTTCCTAGAGACCAAATAGAAACAATGGTGAATATAAAGGAGAGGAAATGGAAGAAATGA
- a CDS encoding CitMHS family transporter — protein sequence MLALFGFLTILIFLVLILTKRMSVIISLILIPIVFALIGGFASDLGPIMLEGIQGVAPTGIMLSFAILYFGIMSQAGLFDPIISRTLRLVKGDPTKIAIGTAVVAMLSHLDGSGASTFLITIPAFLPLYDKLGMKRIVLAGIVALGAGVMNLLPWGGPTARAASALKIDVSTVFNPVIPAMIVGIIWVLIVAYLLGKNERKRIGIKQITYDYQEELSKEEISLKRPKLFWYNLILTIIVIIALVREWLPLPIVFMVAFAIALLMNYPNPKSQQERIASLAPNVITVAMIIFAAGIFTGILSGTGMIDAMAEAMISMIPQSLGGSMAVIIGILSMPLSLLFTPDSFYFGVLPVISQTASAYGIEGAEMARAAILGQMTTGFPISPLTGSTFLLVGLAGVDLGDHQRFIFKWAFGTSVIMTIIAVITGVIPL from the coding sequence ATGTTAGCTTTATTTGGATTTCTTACAATTTTGATATTTTTAGTACTAATTTTAACCAAGCGAATGTCTGTAATTATATCTCTGATTTTAATCCCAATTGTGTTTGCTTTAATAGGAGGATTTGCTTCTGATTTGGGGCCCATCATGTTGGAGGGGATTCAGGGGGTTGCGCCCACCGGAATTATGTTATCCTTCGCGATTCTTTACTTCGGTATCATGAGTCAAGCAGGATTATTTGATCCGATTATTTCCCGGACTTTACGGCTGGTTAAAGGTGATCCAACTAAAATTGCCATAGGGACTGCAGTTGTAGCAATGTTATCACACTTAGATGGTTCTGGTGCTTCGACCTTTTTAATTACGATTCCCGCATTCCTGCCATTATACGATAAACTTGGAATGAAACGAATTGTGTTAGCAGGAATTGTTGCCTTGGGGGCTGGGGTTATGAATTTGCTTCCATGGGGTGGGCCAACTGCCAGGGCGGCCAGTGCGTTAAAAATCGATGTTAGTACAGTATTTAATCCAGTTATCCCGGCAATGATTGTGGGAATAATTTGGGTACTGATTGTGGCCTACTTACTAGGCAAGAACGAACGTAAGAGGATAGGGATTAAACAGATTACCTATGATTATCAAGAGGAATTGTCCAAGGAGGAAATATCCTTAAAGCGTCCAAAACTATTTTGGTATAACCTCATATTAACCATTATTGTCATTATAGCTTTGGTGCGAGAATGGCTTCCATTGCCTATTGTTTTTATGGTTGCCTTTGCTATCGCTCTTTTAATGAATTATCCAAATCCAAAGTCTCAGCAAGAACGAATTGCTTCCTTAGCACCAAATGTTATAACAGTTGCTATGATTATTTTTGCTGCTGGGATCTTTACAGGGATATTATCAGGGACGGGAATGATCGATGCTATGGCAGAAGCAATGATTTCAATGATCCCACAAAGTCTGGGAGGATCGATGGCTGTCATTATTGGGATTCTAAGTATGCCCCTAAGTTTATTGTTCACACCAGACTCCTTCTATTTTGGGGTGTTGCCAGTGATTAGCCAAACAGCCTCGGCATATGGGATTGAAGGAGCAGAAATGGCTCGTGCAGCAATTTTGGGTCAAATGACAACTGGTTTTCCAATTAGTCCTTTGACGGGTTCCACATTTTTGCTGGTAGGATTAGCCGGAGTGGATTTAGGCGATCATCAGCGTTTTATTTTTAAATGGGCTTTTGGAACATCGGTTATTATGACAATCATCGCAGTTATTACGGGAGTTATCCCTTTATAA
- a CDS encoding sigma-54 interaction domain-containing protein, with protein MFENYNMNELNVSSTAYINWLEQIIDSINDGILVIDSKGIVRVINDEYTNITGVKKGTIIGKKLVDVRKGAILPSVLNDGKKRTGIYRQEGNSRYVVDMAPIDSGERMIGAVSVLKSVTEVGKLTKELAKSREALGKLENTVGDIYKTRYTFDDIIGKNAGLEKTVAIAKKASHSNLNILICGESGTGKELFAHAIHYEGKRSGYPFVPVNCAAIPSSLLEAELFGYEEGTFTNSKKGGKIGLFELANNGTLFLDEIGDMPVDLQPKLLRVLQDGRIRKVGGLREQEINVQVIAATNKDLENMTRKQRFRADLYYRINGIQVVIPPLRDRKDDIHVLIDHLLHHTHELKEMNVTNDAISALIQYDWPGNTREFFNVFQYAMNMTDNATIEMDHFPEFLTRKTSLPNTYQEKSLKEVLKRTEQEIIQQTLKTYGYTLEGKKKAAKKLGISLATLYNKLSE; from the coding sequence ATGTTTGAAAATTATAATATGAATGAACTCAATGTATCCTCAACCGCTTATATTAATTGGCTGGAACAAATTATCGATTCTATTAATGATGGTATATTAGTTATAGATTCGAAGGGAATTGTACGGGTGATAAATGATGAATATACCAATATAACTGGGGTAAAGAAGGGAACGATCATTGGTAAAAAGCTGGTCGATGTCAGAAAAGGTGCTATTTTACCTAGTGTATTAAACGATGGTAAAAAAAGAACCGGAATTTATCGGCAAGAAGGGAATAGTAGATATGTTGTAGACATGGCACCGATCGATAGCGGGGAGCGGATGATAGGGGCAGTTTCCGTCCTTAAAAGTGTTACAGAAGTTGGTAAGCTCACCAAGGAACTGGCTAAAAGCAGAGAGGCATTAGGTAAACTAGAAAACACTGTTGGGGATATTTATAAAACCAGATATACGTTTGACGATATTATTGGAAAAAATGCTGGGTTGGAAAAAACTGTAGCTATTGCCAAGAAGGCTTCACACAGTAATTTGAATATACTTATCTGTGGCGAGAGTGGTACAGGTAAAGAACTGTTTGCTCATGCTATACATTATGAAGGCAAGCGTTCAGGCTATCCTTTTGTTCCGGTTAATTGTGCTGCAATTCCATCTTCATTGCTTGAGGCTGAACTATTTGGGTATGAGGAGGGTACCTTTACAAATTCCAAAAAGGGTGGGAAAATTGGATTGTTTGAACTTGCAAATAATGGAACTCTTTTTTTAGACGAGATAGGAGATATGCCTGTTGATCTGCAACCAAAACTACTTCGAGTATTACAGGATGGCCGAATTCGAAAAGTTGGAGGTTTAAGGGAACAGGAAATAAATGTTCAAGTTATTGCGGCTACGAATAAGGATCTTGAAAATATGACCCGGAAACAACGATTTAGAGCAGATTTATATTATCGAATAAATGGAATTCAAGTGGTTATTCCGCCATTACGAGATCGGAAAGACGATATTCATGTGTTAATCGATCACTTACTTCATCATACACATGAATTAAAGGAGATGAATGTAACTAACGATGCGATTTCTGCATTAATCCAGTACGATTGGCCAGGTAATACACGAGAATTTTTTAATGTATTTCAATACGCTATGAATATGACAGATAACGCTACTATTGAAATGGATCATTTTCCTGAGTTTCTTACAAGAAAGACTTCCTTACCAAATACATACCAAGAAAAAAGTCTGAAGGAAGTTCTAAAAAGAACAGAACAAGAAATTATTCAACAAACATTAAAAACGTATGGTTACACACTTGAAGGTAAGAAAAAGGCCGCCAAAAAGCTAGGGATTTCGTTAGCGACGTTATATAATAAATTATCAGAATGA
- a CDS encoding ROK family protein has translation MDKMFGVDIGGTKCAISLIQEDGVILKKEIIPTFSNEKGEIILNRIIDIIQEMDDSIQQCVGVGIGSAGQINEDGRVISSTDTFQNWQGLNIQMYMEKKLSIPVKVVNDVQAMALGEVMFGAAIGSKNMICLALGTGVGGGIVIDGRLYRGHRGAAGEFGHLTLVPDGLPCTCGRNGCVEAYLSGKAIERAYMKESGVELKGSEVFSFAKQGDPKAEKVVDRYIYYLIVTIKSLITIFNPEKVIIEVVLLIHCRNFPLILPMN, from the coding sequence ATGGATAAAATGTTTGGTGTTGATATCGGAGGGACAAAATGTGCTATTTCCCTCATACAAGAAGATGGAGTCATCTTAAAAAAGGAGATTATCCCTACCTTTTCTAATGAAAAAGGAGAAATTATTCTTAATAGAATTATAGACATTATACAAGAAATGGATGATTCAATTCAGCAATGTGTTGGCGTTGGAATTGGTTCTGCCGGTCAAATAAATGAAGATGGACGTGTTATTTCATCTACGGACACGTTTCAAAACTGGCAAGGTTTAAATATTCAAATGTATATGGAAAAGAAATTGTCCATCCCTGTAAAGGTTGTGAATGATGTACAAGCTATGGCTTTGGGAGAGGTAATGTTTGGAGCAGCAATCGGATCAAAAAACATGATTTGTCTTGCGCTTGGTACGGGGGTAGGAGGTGGTATTGTCATCGATGGTCGACTCTACCGAGGCCATCGTGGGGCTGCGGGGGAATTTGGACACCTTACACTCGTTCCGGATGGGCTTCCTTGCACTTGTGGAAGAAACGGATGTGTCGAGGCTTATTTATCGGGAAAGGCAATCGAGCGTGCCTATATGAAGGAGTCGGGAGTAGAATTAAAGGGATCTGAAGTGTTTTCTTTTGCTAAGCAAGGAGATCCTAAAGCGGAAAAAGTGGTAGATCGTTATATTTATTATCTGATCGTAACTATAAAATCGTTAATAACCATTTTTAATCCAGAAAAGGTGATTATTGAGGTGGTGTTGCTTATTCATTGTCGGAACTTTCCTCTAATATTACCAATGAACTGA
- a CDS encoding protein phosphatase 2C domain-containing protein, which produces MGTFYSDHANIRKVAYFITTSPAKKECEDALMINDSLGIYGVLDGATPIDDFKDENGHNGAYLAANLFKNHIESLKGVTLLPHEILQANQLLNRTMESYGINQSEKDKLWCTCVSAVQIKEGNLLYASLGDTMILTCDTNGNVNVLTVDTVKNISARAQLKRHMDRYHDTDIPKEDYFKDKRNRISYHRYMANKPNGYSVANGMKEVKNYIQYGMLDIRNLKHVLIMSDGLFDPKGDLRHVYWEIAAHGLEAYVSKLSADERDKKIYSDDKAAVLLSF; this is translated from the coding sequence ATGGGTACTTTTTATTCGGATCATGCCAATATTAGAAAGGTAGCGTATTTCATAACGACAAGCCCTGCCAAGAAAGAATGCGAAGATGCGCTTATGATTAATGATTCCCTTGGTATATATGGTGTATTGGATGGTGCAACCCCGATAGACGATTTTAAAGATGAAAATGGCCATAACGGGGCGTATTTAGCCGCCAACTTATTTAAGAACCACATTGAATCGTTAAAAGGGGTGACTCTTTTGCCTCATGAAATATTACAAGCCAATCAGTTATTAAACAGGACAATGGAGAGCTATGGTATCAATCAAAGCGAAAAAGATAAACTATGGTGTACATGCGTGTCGGCGGTGCAAATCAAAGAAGGCAATTTACTATATGCCAGTCTTGGCGACACAATGATCCTTACCTGTGATACGAATGGGAACGTCAATGTACTGACTGTTGATACCGTGAAAAACATTAGTGCTCGGGCACAGTTGAAAAGACATATGGATCGTTATCATGATACTGATATTCCGAAAGAAGATTATTTTAAAGACAAGCGAAACAGGATTTCCTACCATCGATATATGGCCAATAAGCCAAATGGTTACTCTGTTGCAAATGGAATGAAGGAAGTGAAAAATTATATTCAATATGGCATGTTGGATATAAGGAATTTAAAACATGTGCTGATCATGTCAGATGGTTTGTTTGACCCTAAAGGAGACCTGCGTCATGTGTACTGGGAAATTGCGGCGCACGGTCTGGAGGCATATGTTAGCAAACTGTCTGCCGACGAACGGGATAAGAAGATTTATTCTGATGATAAAGCTGCTGTTTTACTATCTTTTTGA
- a CDS encoding MurR/RpiR family transcriptional regulator, translating into MNVSDFLVHIKSVYPSLTKREKKVAAYISENYNKIVFTSLNEFAKECGVGEATVFRFFKKLGFTGYHAFKVDMAEQLRHPERDDVQLETDHTYQNIIQMLDDTKRLTSVEKLKQVAQTIVNSQSIYLFGIGFSGLAAQGAQIRFMRLGYKTFVFSDPHAQLVSSHLMTADDMAIAFSITGDTIQTIDWLHTAKQSGATTLAITNHARSDITKIADMNIYTAGKEVAQEGSTLVTEMSQLYVIEQICHYLYEMDYERINKVKQKIAESID; encoded by the coding sequence GTGAATGTATCAGATTTTCTAGTTCACATTAAAAGTGTATACCCTTCGTTAACAAAGCGTGAAAAAAAAGTGGCTGCATATATTTCCGAGAATTACAATAAAATTGTTTTCACTTCTTTGAATGAGTTTGCAAAAGAATGTGGGGTAGGGGAAGCAACTGTATTTCGGTTTTTTAAAAAGTTGGGATTTACTGGTTATCATGCGTTTAAAGTTGATATGGCCGAACAGTTGCGTCATCCGGAAAGAGACGATGTTCAATTAGAAACAGATCACACGTATCAAAATATTATTCAAATGCTGGATGATACGAAGCGTTTAACAAGTGTTGAAAAGTTAAAGCAGGTGGCTCAAACCATCGTAAACAGCCAGTCAATATATTTATTTGGAATTGGTTTTTCCGGTCTTGCCGCCCAAGGTGCCCAAATTAGGTTTATGCGATTGGGTTATAAGACTTTCGTGTTTTCCGATCCACACGCCCAATTAGTATCTTCTCACCTCATGACCGCAGACGATATGGCAATTGCGTTCAGTATTACCGGGGATACCATACAAACAATTGATTGGCTGCATACTGCTAAACAAAGCGGTGCAACAACCTTGGCAATCACGAATCATGCACGTTCCGATATTACAAAAATAGCTGATATGAACATTTATACAGCGGGGAAAGAGGTTGCCCAAGAAGGCAGTACTTTAGTAACGGAGATGTCACAGTTGTATGTTATTGAACAAATTTGTCACTATTTATATGAAATGGATTATGAACGAATTAATAAAGTAAAACAAAAAATAGCGGAATCTATTGATTAG
- a CDS encoding DUF4127 family protein: MKKILYIPLDERPCNYVYPQHLVNTRNDVQLIFPPREILGNKKEAADVDRLWEFVFANASKVEGIVLSVETLVYGGLLPSRLHHLSNNDREKRMAMFRQLRALSKVTPIYASCLIMRTPKFNTSDEEPDYYELYGRKLFRRAYLQDKKQRVGLDEQEANELTQANDYIPKTCINDYESRRRFNVRVTLHLLELVDEGVIDFLSIPQDDSSIFGYTASDQEIVYSRIVEKRLQSKVLVYPGADEAGCTLITRMLNKLLDRKPSIYYFYSSTIAPTIVPLHEDRPMNESVKAHLLASGCEVASMPEAADFILAINAPGKFMEEAVNQTTKDITYSSFRQLGFFVEQIQKWVQSGKPVVIADSAFANGGDQELTQYLDDYQILEHLLSFKGWNTNCNTLGTSIAAGVFGFDRQNQSEIKKHVLYHILDDVFYQSQVRKRITDELLPALNANYFDLNDQDHVVEQEIQQQIMEAYKGMIKKSFRNMVISELKVYTPWSRMFEIGLELNIINE; the protein is encoded by the coding sequence TTGAAAAAAATCTTATATATTCCTTTAGATGAAAGGCCTTGTAATTATGTATATCCCCAGCATTTAGTAAATACACGGAATGATGTACAATTGATTTTCCCCCCAAGAGAAATACTAGGAAATAAAAAGGAAGCTGCAGATGTAGACCGGCTCTGGGAATTTGTTTTCGCAAACGCCAGCAAGGTGGAGGGTATCGTACTTTCCGTTGAAACGCTTGTATATGGGGGATTGCTTCCATCACGGTTACATCATTTATCAAATAATGATCGGGAAAAACGCATGGCTATGTTTCGGCAATTGCGTGCGTTAAGCAAAGTCACCCCTATTTATGCATCTTGTCTCATCATGCGAACACCAAAATTTAATACCTCTGACGAAGAACCGGACTATTATGAGCTTTATGGAAGGAAACTTTTTCGTCGGGCCTATTTACAGGATAAAAAACAGCGTGTTGGTTTGGATGAACAGGAAGCAAATGAACTCACCCAAGCCAATGATTACATCCCGAAAACATGTATCAATGATTATGAATCCAGACGCCGATTTAACGTTCGGGTCACGCTTCATTTGCTGGAATTAGTGGATGAAGGGGTGATTGATTTTTTGTCGATACCACAAGATGACTCATCCATTTTTGGTTATACGGCTAGTGATCAGGAGATTGTATACAGTCGTATTGTCGAAAAACGCCTGCAATCAAAAGTACTGGTGTATCCTGGTGCAGATGAAGCAGGCTGTACATTAATTACCAGGATGTTGAACAAGTTATTGGACAGAAAGCCATCTATTTATTATTTTTACAGTTCAACAATTGCTCCGACTATTGTTCCTCTGCATGAAGACCGGCCAATGAATGAAAGTGTAAAGGCACACCTATTGGCTTCGGGATGTGAGGTAGCAAGCATGCCTGAAGCGGCAGATTTCATCCTGGCTATCAATGCGCCGGGAAAATTCATGGAGGAAGCAGTAAACCAAACAACAAAAGATATCACTTATAGTAGTTTTAGACAACTAGGGTTCTTTGTTGAGCAAATTCAAAAATGGGTACAATCAGGGAAACCAGTCGTGATCGCGGATAGTGCTTTTGCAAATGGTGGGGATCAAGAGCTCACCCAGTATTTGGATGATTATCAGATTTTAGAACACCTTCTTTCATTTAAAGGTTGGAACACGAATTGTAACACGCTGGGAACGTCCATTGCTGCAGGTGTATTTGGTTTTGACAGGCAAAATCAATCCGAAATCAAGAAGCATGTACTTTATCATATTTTAGATGATGTCTTTTATCAATCCCAGGTTAGGAAAAGAATTACGGATGAATTATTACCTGCTTTAAACGCAAATTATTTTGACCTAAACGACCAAGATCATGTCGTTGAGCAGGAAATTCAACAGCAAATCATGGAAGCATATAAGGGAATGATTAAAAAGAGCTTTAGAAATATGGTAATATCTGAATTAAAGGTGTATACTCCCTGGAGCCGCATGTTTGAGATTGGATTGGAACTAAACATCATAAATGAATAA
- a CDS encoding Cof-type HAD-IIB family hydrolase: MTKVIICDLDGTLLRENGQPAPETVEIVRRFIDSGGIFMIATGRLDHDIVYIEEKLGVRGAYRISQNGAVIKNQANEIIWKQEIDVITAIEIVKMLNKKSPRVEISDADHRYFPTPRGTDEVGEFVDQSIVDSSFVAKIGKTIFPTILLTFGGNFENITQYIRANYGQMVDVIMTSPSTLEILSKGVSKGAALEKILQKLPMIGEVCAIGDSENDISMFEIADYAYAISTGKANVQQAADEVYPTVDDCIYAFMEK, encoded by the coding sequence ATGACCAAAGTAATTATTTGTGATTTAGATGGAACACTGTTGAGGGAAAATGGCCAACCGGCTCCTGAAACAGTAGAAATAGTTAGACGCTTTATCGATAGTGGCGGTATATTTATGATAGCCACTGGTCGATTAGATCATGACATTGTATATATAGAGGAAAAACTAGGTGTTCGTGGCGCATATCGTATCAGTCAAAATGGTGCGGTAATCAAAAATCAAGCCAACGAGATCATATGGAAACAAGAAATAGATGTCATAACAGCGATAGAAATAGTGAAGATGTTAAATAAAAAAAGTCCTCGGGTGGAAATATCCGACGCTGATCATCGTTATTTCCCCACCCCCAGAGGAACGGATGAAGTTGGTGAATTCGTTGATCAATCGATTGTTGACTCAAGTTTTGTCGCAAAAATTGGAAAGACTATCTTCCCGACAATCTTGTTAACGTTTGGGGGAAACTTTGAAAATATAACACAATATATTCGAGCAAATTACGGTCAGATGGTTGATGTTATCATGACGAGTCCAAGTACGCTTGAGATTCTATCAAAGGGCGTTTCCAAAGGTGCAGCGCTTGAAAAGATATTGCAGAAACTGCCAATGATAGGTGAAGTTTGTGCCATCGGTGACTCGGAAAATGACATTTCCATGTTTGAAATAGCAGACTATGCCTATGCTATTTCTACTGGTAAGGCAAACGTACAACAAGCAGCTGATGAAGTTTATCCAACTGTTGACGATTGTATATATGCCTTTATGGAAAAGTAA
- a CDS encoding PTS sugar transporter subunit IIC, producing the protein MNNLANNIAKWLMPVATKFSNQRHLGAIREGFITIIPLVIVASFFILINNVILDPENGMLANVVDLSKYSAIGDQVTNGTLGILSILIAFTIAYKLAVSYDEDGIIPGVMAVAVLVTMLPNAIDIIPEGSEEAVKATGILSQDQTSATGLLFAILAALLGTEVFLRLKRKKKLRIKLPDTVPPEVGKSFSALIPAFLTLTIFACLVFVSNALFGFGLQEMVTRAIQAPLNLVVQSRFGINIIMFFQNLLWSVGIHGTFVLGPIKDPSLLAAIQENINALKAGTDIPNIVTKPFIDSFAMLGGGGFTIGLVIAIFIASRRSDYREVTKFAAVPGLFNINEPLMFGLPVILNPILAIPLIIVPIVNLNIAYLATSLGLISKTVAYIPWTTPPILSAFLATAGDWRAAVLAALLIVISVIIYLPFVMATNRMAELEKSKSFNDDHTVGGTP; encoded by the coding sequence ATGAATAATCTAGCTAATAATATAGCGAAATGGCTGATGCCCGTTGCAACTAAATTTTCCAATCAACGTCACTTAGGTGCGATTCGTGAGGGGTTTATTACCATTATCCCTTTAGTTATTGTGGCATCCTTTTTTATACTAATCAACAATGTTATTTTAGATCCGGAAAATGGAATGCTAGCAAATGTTGTTGATTTAAGCAAGTATAGTGCGATAGGTGATCAGGTAACAAATGGAACCCTTGGCATTTTATCCATTTTAATCGCCTTTACAATCGCCTACAAATTAGCTGTTAGTTATGATGAAGATGGAATTATTCCTGGTGTTATGGCTGTTGCGGTGCTTGTAACCATGTTACCAAATGCCATCGATATTATTCCTGAGGGTAGCGAGGAAGCTGTTAAAGCAACCGGGATATTAAGTCAAGATCAAACATCAGCAACAGGACTATTGTTTGCTATCCTCGCAGCCCTGTTAGGCACAGAAGTATTCCTACGATTAAAAAGGAAGAAAAAGTTACGAATAAAATTACCTGACACGGTACCACCTGAAGTAGGTAAATCATTTAGCGCGCTTATTCCAGCTTTTCTTACGTTAACGATATTTGCGTGTTTGGTGTTTGTATCGAATGCCTTATTTGGTTTTGGCCTGCAGGAAATGGTTACAAGAGCTATTCAAGCCCCGTTGAATTTGGTTGTTCAAAGTAGATTTGGAATCAACATTATTATGTTCTTTCAAAATTTATTATGGTCGGTTGGGATACATGGAACTTTTGTACTCGGACCAATCAAAGACCCGTCCCTATTAGCAGCTATTCAAGAAAATATCAATGCGCTTAAGGCAGGAACGGACATTCCTAATATTGTAACGAAACCATTTATTGATAGTTTTGCTATGCTGGGCGGTGGAGGATTTACGATCGGACTGGTTATTGCTATTTTTATTGCTTCCCGACGGAGCGATTACCGTGAAGTTACTAAATTTGCTGCTGTACCAGGATTGTTTAATATTAATGAACCCCTAATGTTTGGATTGCCGGTTATTTTGAATCCGATTTTAGCGATTCCACTCATTATTGTACCGATCGTAAACTTAAATATTGCTTACTTAGCGACATCGTTAGGGCTAATTTCCAAAACCGTTGCATATATCCCGTGGACAACACCGCCTATTCTCTCGGCGTTTTTAGCAACTGCGGGTGATTGGCGGGCTGCGGTACTTGCGGCTTTGTTAATTGTAATCTCCGTTATTATCTATCTACCGTTCGTGATGGCAACGAATAGAATGGCGGAATTGGAAAAAAGTAAATCGTTCAATGATGATCACACAGTTGGAGGAACACCATGA
- a CDS encoding PTS sugar transporter subunit IIB yields the protein MYNVLVACSAGMSTSMLVQKIKKAAEEQQIDLSIEAVSMNEGKMLAKKNHYDLLLLGPQVAFMKDDMMQVANGKFPVNVINQKDYGMMRADNILKDIIQTVDEQRK from the coding sequence ATGTATAACGTATTAGTAGCATGTAGTGCAGGAATGTCAACTAGCATGTTGGTGCAAAAAATAAAAAAAGCTGCTGAAGAACAGCAGATTGATCTGTCCATTGAGGCTGTTTCTATGAACGAAGGAAAAATGCTAGCCAAAAAGAATCATTATGACTTGCTGTTGTTAGGACCACAAGTTGCTTTTATGAAAGATGACATGATGCAAGTGGCAAATGGCAAATTCCCGGTTAACGTTATTAATCAAAAGGATTATGGGATGATGCGAGCTGACAACATCTTAAAAGATATTATTCAAACGGTGGATGAGCAGCGTAAGTAG